The sequence AGTAACAGGATCATAGCAATCTCGTTAGCGATCATTGTTATGTGCATCATCGTAGGAGGAATTCTATTTTTTATAGGCTCGCAGGTAAGTATGTTCAGTGATTCTTTTCCAGCTTTAAAAAAAGCATTTAATGAATACGTCAACCAGGGGCTCACCTGGTTTTCACATACTTTTAATGTGGGCAAATCAAAAGTGAATAGTTGGATCGCAGAACAAAAAGCTGAACAGATGCATAATGCCGGTGGAATGATCACAAATACGGTTACAGGTCTTGGCGGCGCAATTGTAAATATTTTCCTGATTCCGATTTACATTTTTCTTTTTCTTTTCTACAAACCACTACTACTCGATTTTGTAGGAAAATTATTTGACAGTCATCAACATAAAGTTGTGGCAGAAGTTCTTTCTCAAACACGCGTTCTCATTCAAAATTATTTAGTTGGATTACTTTTAGAAATGGTCATAGTAGCCGCTATGAATTCTACCGCGTTACTCATTATAGGCATTAAGTATGCCGTATTATTAGGGGTGATAGGAGCTATCTTAAATCTAATTCCTTATATCGGCGGTATTGTTGCCATTGCGCTTCCCATGATTATGGGATTAATTACCGATGATCCTTCCTGTGCTTTTTTTGTATTAATCGCCTATATCATCATTCAAATTATAGACAACAACTT is a genomic window of Sphingobacteriaceae bacterium containing:
- a CDS encoding AI-2E family transporter, coding for MIDRLPLYLKLSTITMGLLGFFYILFIGQDILIPLTFSWIIAILLNPLVNFFCRRSNRIIAISLAIIVMCIIVGGILFFIGSQVSMFSDSFPALKKAFNEYVNQGLTWFSHTFNVGKSKVNSWIAEQKAEQMHNAGGMITNTVTGLGGAIVNIFLIPIYIFLFLFYKPLLLDFVGKLFDSHQHKVVAEVLSQTRVLIQNYLVGLLLEMVIVAAMNSTALLIIGIKYAVLLGVIGAILNLIPYIGGIVAIALPMIMGLITDDPSCAFFVLIAYIIIQIIDNNFLVPMIVASKVKVNALVSIIVVLIGGALWGVAGMFLSIPLTAIAKVIFDRVDKLKPFGFLIGDTMPDIGKAIFHFNRIKKEPKPVIKPETETLTNTK